The following proteins come from a genomic window of Sphingosinicella flava:
- the fabF gene encoding beta-ketoacyl-ACP synthase II: MRRVVVTGLGLVTPLGADVETSWKNILASKSGAARITRFDPTDYACTIACEVKAPDHEYGFDPGKRVDHKIQRQVDPFIVYGIDAAGQALEDAGLTDMPEEQRYRVGCSIGSGIGGLPGIEKESIVLHEKGPRRVSPHFVHGRLINLISGQVSIKYGLMGPNHAVVTACSTGAHSIGDAARMIALDDADVMVAGGAESALCPLGIAGFAQARALSTNFNDQPEKASRPWDKARDGFVMGEGAGVVILEEYERAKARGAKIYAEVIGYGMSGDAYHVTAPHPEGAGGFRAMQAAMNRSGLALEDIDYINAHGTSTPLGDELELGAVKRLFGDAVGGLSMSSTKSAIGHLLGGAGAVETIFGILAIRDQIVPPTLNLDDPEEITQGVDLVPHTAKERKVRAILNNSFGFGGTNASLVLRAV; the protein is encoded by the coding sequence ATGCGCCGCGTTGTTGTAACCGGACTTGGACTTGTGACCCCGCTGGGCGCGGATGTCGAAACCAGCTGGAAGAACATCCTCGCCTCGAAAAGCGGTGCCGCCCGCATCACCCGCTTCGATCCGACCGATTATGCCTGCACCATCGCCTGCGAGGTGAAGGCGCCGGATCACGAATATGGCTTCGATCCGGGGAAGCGCGTCGATCACAAGATCCAGCGCCAGGTCGATCCGTTCATCGTCTACGGCATCGACGCCGCGGGCCAAGCGCTGGAAGATGCCGGCCTTACCGATATGCCGGAAGAGCAGCGCTATCGCGTCGGCTGCTCGATCGGTTCGGGCATTGGCGGCCTTCCGGGCATCGAAAAGGAATCGATCGTCCTCCACGAAAAGGGCCCACGCCGGGTTAGCCCGCATTTCGTCCACGGCCGCCTCATCAACCTCATCTCCGGCCAGGTTTCGATCAAATATGGCCTGATGGGCCCGAACCACGCGGTCGTCACCGCCTGCTCGACCGGCGCCCACTCGATCGGCGACGCCGCGCGCATGATCGCGCTCGACGATGCCGACGTGATGGTCGCGGGCGGCGCGGAAAGCGCTTTGTGCCCGCTCGGCATTGCCGGCTTCGCCCAGGCGCGGGCCCTCTCCACCAATTTTAACGACCAGCCCGAAAAGGCGAGCCGCCCCTGGGACAAGGCGCGCGACGGCTTCGTCATGGGCGAGGGGGCGGGCGTCGTGATCCTCGAGGAATATGAGCGCGCGAAGGCACGCGGCGCCAAGATTTACGCCGAAGTCATCGGCTACGGCATGTCGGGCGACGCCTATCACGTCACCGCCCCCCATCCGGAAGGCGCGGGCGGTTTCCGCGCGATGCAGGCCGCGATGAACCGCTCCGGCCTCGCGCTTGAGGACATCGACTATATCAACGCCCACGGCACTTCGACCCCGCTTGGCGACGAGCTGGAGCTTGGCGCGGTGAAGCGCCTGTTCGGCGACGCCGTTGGCGGCCTGTCGATGAGCTCGACCAAGTCCGCTATCGGCCACTTGCTGGGCGGTGCGGGCGCGGTCGAGACGATCTTCGGCATCCTCGCCATCCGCGACCAGATCGTGCCGCCGACCCTCAATCTCGACGATCCGGAAGAAATCACGCAGGGCGTCGACCTCGTCCCGCACACGGCGAAGGAGCGGAAGGTGAGGGCGATCCTCAACAACAGCTTCGGCTTCGGCGGCACCAACGCCAGCCTGGTGCTGCGCGCCGTCTAA
- the rpsR gene encoding 30S ribosomal protein S18, with translation MARAFFRRRKSCPFSGKDAPRIDYKDVRLLQGFVSERGKIVPSRITAVSTKKQRELAQAIKRARHLGLLPYVVK, from the coding sequence ATGGCACGAGCCTTTTTCCGCCGCCGCAAGAGCTGCCCTTTCTCCGGCAAGGACGCTCCCCGCATCGATTATAAGGACGTTCGTCTGCTCCAGGGCTTCGTGTCCGAGCGCGGCAAGATCGTCCCCAGCCGCATCACCGCGGTATCCACGAAGAAGCAGCGCGAGCTGGCCCAGGCGATCAAGCGCGCCCGCCACCTCGGCCTTCTTCCCTATGTCGTGAAATAA
- the fabD gene encoding ACP S-malonyltransferase yields MRAYLFPGQGSQAAGMGKALAEASVAARAVFEEVDEALGQHLARLMFEGPQDDLTLTENAQPAIMANAIATLRVLEKEAGIALADKADFVAGHSLGEYSALCAADAFDLATTAKLLKLRGRAMQAAVPVGEGAMAAILGASRELAQEIADAAAEGEVCTVANDNDPSQVVISGHKAAVERALPIAKEKGAKRAILLPVSAPFHCPLMQPAADAMAEALGQAVMRPPVVPVYANVIAAPAADVAEIRTLLVQQVTGMVRWRESVAAMAEAGVTHFVEFGGKVLGPMVKRIAPDVNVTSVVSMDDIEALTKEI; encoded by the coding sequence ATGCGCGCATATCTATTTCCAGGGCAGGGCAGCCAGGCGGCTGGCATGGGCAAGGCTCTCGCCGAGGCAAGCGTCGCCGCGCGCGCGGTGTTCGAAGAGGTGGACGAAGCGCTCGGCCAGCATCTCGCGCGGCTGATGTTCGAAGGCCCGCAGGACGATCTGACCCTCACCGAAAACGCGCAGCCCGCGATCATGGCCAATGCCATCGCCACCCTGCGCGTGCTGGAGAAGGAAGCGGGGATCGCGCTCGCCGACAAGGCCGATTTCGTGGCCGGACACAGCCTCGGCGAATATTCCGCCCTCTGCGCCGCCGACGCGTTCGATCTCGCGACGACCGCGAAGCTCCTGAAGCTGCGCGGAAGGGCGATGCAGGCGGCCGTCCCGGTCGGCGAGGGCGCGATGGCCGCGATCCTCGGCGCGTCGCGCGAACTGGCGCAGGAAATCGCCGACGCCGCCGCCGAAGGCGAAGTCTGCACCGTCGCCAACGACAATGATCCGAGCCAGGTCGTCATATCCGGCCACAAGGCCGCCGTCGAACGCGCGCTTCCCATCGCCAAGGAAAAGGGTGCCAAGCGTGCGATCCTGCTCCCCGTCTCCGCGCCCTTTCACTGCCCGCTGATGCAGCCTGCGGCCGATGCGATGGCCGAGGCGCTGGGGCAGGCCGTGATGCGCCCGCCGGTTGTTCCGGTCTATGCCAACGTCATCGCCGCTCCGGCCGCCGATGTTGCGGAAATCCGCACGCTGCTGGTCCAGCAGGTGACCGGCATGGTCCGCTGGCGCGAAAGCGTCGCGGCGATGGCGGAAGCGGGCGTTACCCATTTCGTCGAATTCGGCGGCAAGGTGCTCGGCCCTATGGTCAAGCGCATCGCGCCGGATGTGAATGTGACAAGCGTGGTGTCGATGGACGATATCGAAGCGCTGACGAAGGAAATCTGA
- a CDS encoding acyl carrier protein, whose amino-acid sequence MSETAERVKKIVVEHLGVEAEKVTEEASFIDDLGADSLDIVELVMAFEEEFGVEIPDDAAEKIATVKDAIDYIDQNKA is encoded by the coding sequence ATGAGCGAGACCGCTGAGCGCGTTAAGAAGATCGTTGTGGAGCATCTGGGCGTCGAAGCCGAGAAGGTCACCGAGGAAGCGAGCTTCATCGACGATCTCGGCGCGGACAGCCTCGACATCGTCGAGCTGGTCATGGCGTTCGAGGAAGAATTCGGCGTCGAAATTCCGGACGACGCGGCCGAAAAGATCGCGACCGTGAAGGACGCCATCGACTATATCGATCAGAACAAGGCTTAA
- a CDS encoding SH3 domain-containing protein, protein MTVSNAISGQPPAAESRTRNADSSSSTVDRFTLSGPSKPLDPARDAWRGDLADIALASAHFAPHYVKPVTRVVNAGPLHQKADAASNIVADLGEENFALLDITGGWAWGYRLSDHLVGYVPADRLKA, encoded by the coding sequence TTGACAGTTTCGAACGCAATATCGGGCCAGCCGCCAGCGGCCGAAAGCAGGACAAGGAACGCGGACTCCTCCTCCAGCACGGTTGATCGATTCACCCTGAGCGGCCCGTCCAAACCGCTCGACCCCGCACGCGACGCATGGCGCGGCGACCTTGCCGACATCGCGCTCGCCAGCGCCCATTTCGCGCCCCATTATGTGAAGCCGGTGACCCGCGTCGTGAACGCCGGGCCGCTTCACCAAAAAGCTGATGCCGCCTCGAATATCGTCGCCGACCTTGGCGAGGAAAATTTCGCACTGCTCGACATTACCGGCGGCTGGGCCTGGGGATATCGGCTTTCCGACCATCTGGTCGGCTACGTCCCGGCGGACCGGTTGAAGGCCTGA
- a CDS encoding leucyl aminopeptidase family protein yields MTDLSALIQPDKGQAARSLHLVDKKGFEPWLSGQPERVRQAVAASGFKADGYQFILLPGEKAEDWSAALGVTNANDPSVWCLSKAADALPEGVYRVAGRGPGRAVLGWLLGQYRFDRYRKEADAKGPRVLLTDDPARIAETVTVAEATHLVRDLVNTPAADLGPAELQKVVEEIAADCGAPVTITKGDDLVAGYPMIQAVGQAASGDRAPRLIELEWGDPANPRIAIVGKGVCFDSGGLDIKPAAGMRLMKKDMGGAAHALALARIVMKSRLPVRLHLLIPAVENAVSGNAFRPGDVLKSRKGLTVEIGNTDAEGRLILGDALTKAAEGEPELILDFATLTGAARVALGPDLPALFANRDDLAEDLLNGGEKVSDPAWRMPLWKHYAEMLKSDIADLNNAADSPMAGCVTAALFLQKFVPENTPWAHFDTFAWRPSAKPGRPKGGDAMGLRAAWELLKGRYSR; encoded by the coding sequence ATGACCGATCTCTCCGCCCTCATCCAGCCCGACAAGGGTCAGGCCGCCCGCTCCCTTCATCTCGTCGACAAGAAAGGGTTTGAGCCATGGCTGTCCGGCCAGCCGGAACGTGTGCGGCAGGCCGTCGCGGCGAGCGGGTTCAAGGCGGACGGTTATCAATTCATCCTTCTGCCCGGCGAGAAAGCGGAGGATTGGTCGGCGGCGCTCGGCGTCACCAATGCGAACGATCCGAGCGTCTGGTGCCTGTCCAAAGCCGCCGACGCTTTGCCCGAAGGTGTTTATCGCGTCGCCGGGCGCGGGCCGGGGCGGGCCGTGCTCGGCTGGTTGCTCGGCCAATATCGCTTCGACCGCTATCGCAAGGAAGCCGACGCTAAGGGACCGCGCGTGCTGCTGACCGACGATCCGGCGCGGATCGCGGAGACCGTGACGGTTGCGGAGGCCACGCATCTTGTGCGCGATCTGGTCAATACTCCCGCCGCGGATCTCGGCCCGGCCGAATTGCAGAAGGTGGTGGAGGAGATCGCGGCCGACTGCGGCGCGCCCGTCACCATTACCAAGGGCGACGACCTGGTTGCGGGATATCCGATGATCCAGGCGGTCGGTCAGGCGGCAAGCGGTGACCGCGCGCCGCGCCTCATTGAGCTGGAGTGGGGCGATCCCGCCAATCCGCGCATCGCCATCGTCGGGAAGGGCGTCTGCTTCGACAGCGGCGGGCTCGACATCAAGCCGGCGGCGGGCATGCGCCTGATGAAGAAGGATATGGGCGGCGCCGCACATGCTCTCGCCTTGGCGCGGATCGTGATGAAGAGCCGCCTGCCCGTGCGGCTCCACCTTCTGATCCCGGCAGTGGAAAATGCAGTGTCCGGCAATGCCTTCCGTCCCGGCGACGTGCTGAAAAGCCGCAAAGGGCTGACGGTAGAGATCGGCAATACCGACGCCGAAGGGCGGCTGATCCTCGGCGACGCCCTCACCAAGGCGGCGGAGGGCGAGCCCGAACTCATCCTCGATTTCGCGACGCTGACCGGCGCGGCGCGCGTGGCCTTGGGGCCGGACCTCCCCGCCCTCTTCGCCAATCGCGACGATCTGGCGGAGGATCTGCTCAACGGGGGCGAAAAAGTGTCCGATCCGGCTTGGCGCATGCCGCTCTGGAAACATTATGCCGAAATGCTGAAATCGGACATCGCCGATTTGAACAATGCGGCCGACAGCCCGATGGCGGGGTGTGTCACCGCGGCCCTGTTCCTGCAGAAGTTCGTGCCGGAAAATACGCCCTGGGCGCATTTCGACACGTTCGCCTGGCGGCCCTCGGCCAAGCCTGGGCGGCCCAAGGGCGGCGATGCCATGGGACTGCGCGCGGCCTGGGAGTTGCTGAAAGGGCGATATTCCCGTTGA
- the rpsF gene encoding 30S ribosomal protein S6 produces the protein MPLYEHVFLARQDLAQAQVDALAETATNIIQDNGGKVVKTETWGLRNLAYRIQKNRKAHYVALDFEAPANVIAELERQTQINEDVIRYMTIRVDAHEQGPSAMMRRNERDRSRREDRGERGDRGERRGRDEYEEA, from the coding sequence ATGCCGCTTTACGAGCATGTGTTTCTCGCGCGTCAGGATCTGGCCCAGGCCCAGGTCGATGCGCTGGCGGAAACCGCCACCAACATCATCCAGGACAATGGCGGCAAGGTCGTGAAGACCGAGACCTGGGGCCTGCGCAACCTCGCCTACCGCATCCAGAAGAACCGCAAGGCGCATTATGTCGCCCTCGATTTCGAGGCACCGGCCAATGTGATCGCGGAGCTGGAGCGCCAGACCCAGATCAACGAAGACGTCATCCGTTACATGACCATCCGCGTCGATGCCCACGAACAGGGCCCGTCCGCGATGATGCGCCGTAACGAGCGCGACCGCAGCCGCCGCGAAGATCGCGGTGAGCGCGGCGACCGCGGCGAACGCCGCGGCCGCGACGAATATGAAGAAGCGTAA
- the mltG gene encoding endolytic transglycosylase MltG: MSVRVKALLAYAALILAVLAVGFVVKTWWGEGPMSRDRNFVVEQGATLTGTARKLEEKGLIRSAGAFTKFAAVLGSSDPVRAGEFTIPAGASGSQILDILQHAQPIRRLVTIPEGMPSILVHERLRGEARLVGPVPIPAEGSVLPDSYSYESGETRAAVLKRMQDAMTKELDRLWAGRKPGSVVKSKAEAITLASIVEKETGKPSERRMVAGVYSNRLRIGMKLDADPTVIYPITKGKPLGRRILRSELQAKNGYNTYASPGLPVGPIANPGRESIAAVLDPAPTKALYFVADGTGGHIFADTLEQHNANVRKWYEIRRARGEM, translated from the coding sequence ATGTCCGTCCGGGTCAAGGCCCTTCTCGCTTACGCTGCGCTGATCCTGGCGGTTCTGGCCGTCGGATTCGTCGTCAAGACCTGGTGGGGCGAGGGGCCGATGTCCCGCGACCGCAATTTCGTGGTGGAGCAGGGGGCGACCCTGACCGGCACCGCGCGGAAGCTGGAGGAGAAGGGCCTGATCCGGTCCGCCGGCGCCTTCACGAAATTCGCCGCCGTGCTGGGATCGAGCGACCCGGTCCGCGCGGGCGAGTTCACGATACCGGCGGGCGCGAGCGGCTCGCAGATTCTCGACATCCTGCAGCATGCCCAGCCGATCCGGCGTCTGGTGACGATTCCCGAAGGCATGCCTTCGATCCTCGTCCATGAACGGCTGCGCGGAGAGGCGCGGTTGGTGGGCCCGGTGCCCATTCCCGCGGAAGGCAGCGTGCTGCCGGACAGCTACAGCTATGAAAGCGGCGAAACCCGCGCTGCCGTGCTGAAGCGCATGCAGGACGCGATGACCAAGGAGCTGGACCGGCTCTGGGCGGGGCGTAAGCCGGGCAGCGTCGTCAAATCGAAAGCGGAAGCAATCACGCTCGCTTCCATCGTCGAAAAGGAAACCGGCAAGCCGTCCGAACGGCGCATGGTGGCGGGCGTCTATTCCAACCGCCTCCGCATCGGCATGAAACTGGATGCCGACCCGACCGTCATCTATCCGATCACGAAGGGCAAGCCGCTCGGCCGCCGCATCCTGCGCTCTGAGCTTCAGGCGAAGAACGGCTACAACACCTATGCCAGCCCCGGCCTGCCGGTCGGCCCGATCGCCAATCCCGGCCGTGAATCGATCGCCGCCGTGCTCGATCCGGCACCGACTAAAGCGCTTTATTTCGTCGCGGACGGCACGGGGGGGCACATTTTCGCGGACACGCTGGAACAGCATAATGCGAACGTCCGCAAATGGTATGAAATCCGCCGCGCGCGCGGAGAAATGTAG
- a CDS encoding MarR family winged helix-turn-helix transcriptional regulator — protein MEALIRYVRSGQPDLTNRQMALMMLVYLTPGPHTVRGLAHMLGVSKPVITRALNTLGALGYLRRVRDEADRRNVFVAKTPTGQDFLDSFERNIGPAASGRKQDKERGLLLQHG, from the coding sequence ATGGAAGCCCTTATCCGCTACGTCCGGTCCGGACAGCCGGATCTCACCAACCGTCAGATGGCCTTGATGATGCTGGTCTACCTGACGCCCGGCCCCCACACTGTGCGCGGATTGGCACATATGCTGGGCGTATCGAAGCCCGTCATCACGCGCGCCTTGAATACCCTGGGCGCTCTCGGCTATCTGCGGCGCGTCCGCGACGAAGCGGACCGGCGAAACGTCTTCGTCGCCAAGACACCGACAGGGCAGGACTTTCTTGACAGTTTCGAACGCAATATCGGGCCAGCCGCCAGCGGCCGAAAGCAGGACAAGGAACGCGGACTCCTCCTCCAGCACGGTTGA
- the fabG gene encoding 3-oxoacyl-[acyl-carrier-protein] reductase yields the protein MFDLSGMTALVTGASGGLGSAIAKALAAQGAKVALSGTREDALKAVQAEIGGDSVILPCNLSDAEAVDALIPQAVEALGGKIDILVNNAGVTRDNLAMRMKDEEWDTVIRVNLEAAFRLARAALKPMMRARHGRIISITSVVGVTGNPGQANYAASKAGLIGMSKALAQEVASRGITVNCIAPGFIASPMTDALPDAQKEALLGRIPVGALGTGDDIAAAAVYLASKEASYVTGQTLHVNGGMAML from the coding sequence ATGTTCGACCTTTCGGGAATGACCGCGCTGGTGACCGGCGCATCGGGCGGCCTCGGCTCCGCCATCGCCAAGGCGCTCGCCGCGCAAGGGGCGAAGGTCGCGCTGTCCGGCACGCGTGAGGACGCGCTGAAGGCCGTGCAGGCGGAAATTGGCGGGGATAGCGTGATTCTCCCCTGCAACCTCTCCGATGCCGAAGCCGTCGACGCTCTCATCCCCCAGGCCGTCGAGGCGCTGGGCGGAAAGATCGACATCCTCGTCAACAATGCCGGCGTCACCCGCGACAATCTCGCCATGCGGATGAAGGACGAGGAATGGGACACCGTGATCCGCGTCAACCTGGAAGCCGCCTTCCGCCTCGCCCGCGCCGCGCTAAAGCCGATGATGCGCGCCCGGCATGGCCGCATCATTTCCATCACCTCCGTCGTCGGCGTGACCGGCAATCCGGGGCAAGCCAATTATGCGGCGTCGAAGGCGGGCCTGATCGGCATGTCGAAGGCGTTGGCGCAAGAGGTGGCGAGCCGGGGCATCACCGTCAACTGCATCGCCCCGGGCTTCATCGCCTCGCCGATGACCGACGCCCTGCCCGACGCGCAGAAGGAGGCGCTGCTCGGCCGCATCCCGGTCGGCGCGCTCGGCACGGGCGACGACATCGCCGCCGCCGCCGTCTATCTTGCCAGCAAGGAAGCATCCTACGTCACCGGCCAGACGCTGCACGTCAACGGCGGCATGGCGATGCTCTAA